The following are from one region of the Oscarella lobularis chromosome 3, ooOscLobu1.1, whole genome shotgun sequence genome:
- the LOC136185314 gene encoding zinc metalloproteinase-disintegrin-like agkihagin, with product MPRTRLLLLFALQLVSGLRVDVHRAEDRSRRTPDVESKSNRYLTLRVDKNDGTNPWLLDLEESSKDFLSSRFVTRHFDATDAEVLTREYPACHYRGQVRDVPDSHVVISTCGGINGIIHDGKRTYNIQPDSDGAESSHLLSESASDEITSYCGVTRQSPPSRSSLKPPHQHQHHVAKRSLIYPYTVELTFVADSDLYKNVKENVTELQTILLRFANVISAIYKRSDQGVRVVLIAIEVWSNGNQAVVLSDFKTTLQNFVTYNGETLQKNPLFKSDNTQLLTGIDFTGSTKGFANVDTICQGRTSAAVVEVYSLIGADVAGIMAHEMGHNFGMQHDDDIEICECSDPDGCVMSAVLSGRERNFTFSECSRAKLKETLDKGQGSCLTNLPEKIEGPVTCGNGFVEPDEECDCGTVEECTQAKDQCCNPRTCTLYVGAACSDADDICCKNCQFAAVGKLCRSAKGDCDLEEVCTGVSARCPTNLYKYDGMNCTGVDENDMGICYRGVCNTRTAQCRGFWGSDAVTGSSRCYKANLDGKFYGYCGGNPTDGYIPCEEANVMCGKLQCLSPLETPTVSRAWRSATYRVGSETCRSISVTVEDDERDPGFVGDGTACGNGMICILNECVDVPTGSAQCPRDDAGQLCSNNGICSSAGTCVCSDGFTSDDCSGKLGGGNAGVIAGVIVTLILLLIILFVLIYFYPNTFFRPCPSLRPGCLEKGDGASSSYNLSQRAPSNNGKSAARAPPAKPPPPPPSSRPPARPRPPVPLRPNNVYNKPVNA from the exons ATGCCTCGCACACggctcctccttctcttcgctcTTCAACTCGTTTCAG GTCTCCGAGTCGACGTTCATCGAGCAGAAGACCGCAGTCGACGAACgcccgacgtcgaatcg AAATCGAATCGCTATCTGACTTTGCGCGTCGATAAGAACGACGGAACGAACCCGTGGCTACTCGATCTCGAAGAATCGTCCAA ggaTTTCCTCTCGTCCCGATTCGTTACGCGTCACTTCGACGCGACCGATGCAGAAGTTCTAACGCGG GAGTATCCGGCTTGCCACTATCGTGGGCAAGTGCGAGACGTACCTGATTCTCACGTGGTTATCAGCACATGCGGAGGAATCAA CGGAATTATTCACGACGGGAAGAGAACATATAATATTCAACCAGACAGTGATGGAGCG GAATCGTCTCATCTCTTGTCTGAAAGTGCTAGTGACGAAATCACTTCCTATTGCG GCGTGACTCGTCAGTCTCCACCTAGCAGGTCGAGTCTAAAGCCTCCCcatcagcatcagcatcaCGTG GCCAAACGATCTCTCATATATCCTTACACGGTCGAGCTGACGTTTGTCGCCGACTCCGATCTt TACAAAAACGTAAAGGAGAACGTCACGGAATTGCAAACGATTCTTCTACGATTTGCAAACGTCATAAGCGCC ATCTATAAGCGCTCCGACCAaggcgttcgcgtcgttctcaTTGCGATCGAAGTGTGGTCGAATGGCAACCAAGCCGTCGTTCTGAGCGACTTCAAGACGACGCTTCAAAACTTCGTAACATACAATGGAGAAACGTTGCAAAAAAACCCTCTGTTCAAGTCGGACAACACGCAGCTATTAAC GGGAATTGATTTCACGGGCAGTACAAAGGGATTTGCCAACGTCGACACAATCTGCCAGGGTCGGACTTCAGCAGCCGTTGTAGAG GTGTATAGCCTAATTGGGGCTGACGTGGCTGGTATTATGGCTCACGAGATGGGGCACAATTTTGGCATGCAGCACGACGATGATA TTGAGATCTGTGAATGTAGTGATCCTGACGGCTGTGTCATGTCGGCCGTCCTGTCCGG aagagagagaaatttcaCGTTTTCTGAGTGTAGTCGAGCTAAGCTGAAAGAGACTCTAGATAAAGGTCAAGGATCTTGCCTTACCAATCTACCAGAGAAG ATCGAGGGTCCAGTTACCTGCGGCAACGGCTTTGTTGAGCCAGACGAAGAGTGCGACTGCGGAACCGTCGAG GAATGTACCCAGGCCAAAGATCAGTGCTGCAATCCGCGCACGTGTACGTTGTACGTGGGTGCTGCGTGCAGCGATGCGGACGATATCTGTTGCAAGAACTGTCAG tttgctGCGGTAGGAAAGCTGTGTCGGTCGGCAAAGGGTGACTGTGATCTGGAGGAAGTTTGCACAGGTGTCAGCGCTCGTTGTCCGACCAATCTCTACAAATACGATGGAATGAATTGCACGGGGGTCGATGAGAATGAC ATGGGTATTTGCTATCGTGGAGTATGCAATACACGAACCGCGCAGTGTCGAGGTTTTTGGGGGTCAG ATGCGGTGACTGGCTCAAGTAGATGCTACAAGGCCAATCTAGATGGCAAGTTCTATGGTTACTGCGGTGGAAATCCAACCGACGGATACATTCCTTGCGAAGAAGC AAATGTTATGTGCGGTAAGCTTCAGTGCCTGTCACCGCTTGAGACGCCAACGGTATCTCGTGCTTGGAGGTCGGCCACGTACCGGGTAGGCAGTGAAACCTGCCG AAGCATTTCCGTTACTGTTGAGGACGATGAAAGAGATCCCGGGTTTGTTGGCGACGGGACGGCGTGCGGCAACGGAATG ATCTGCATCCTAAACGAATGCGTTGACGTTCCGACTGGAAGCGCGCAATGTCCTCGTGACGACGCCGGTCAGTTGTGCTCCAACAACGGG ATCTGCTCCAGCGCCGGCACTTGCGTCTGCTCCGACGGCTTCACGTCAGACGATTGCAGCGGCAAATTAG gCGGCGGCAATGCTGGCGTCATTGCAGGCGTCATCGTGACGCTCATCCTTCTGCTCATAATTCTATTCGTTCTCATTTACTTCTATCCAAACACGTTCTTTCGTCCGTGTCCGTCCTTGCGACCCGGCTGCCtcgagaaaggcgacggggcctcgtcgtcgtacaATTTATCACA gcGAGCGCCGTCGAATAATGGAAAATCCGCTGCGCGAGCGCCGCCGGCGAAGCCGCCTCCCCCGCCTCCCTCCTCGAGACCGCCTGCTCGTCCTCGTCCACCTGTTCCTCTTCGTCCTAATAACGTATACAATAAACCCGTGAATGCTTGA
- the LOC136185315 gene encoding digestive cysteine proteinase 1-like, protein MLRLFSTFVIILYASSLVCSASLWADSVTYEASGLIQMPYSEVTEPFHAWYDGKNQRSRQDYYNGLNNFYQRADIKPYGVTYSIVPVSTNTGVANAMTCFGMNGTSDFPLTSTQGVLPDTTNFTHASNSTYSGTPCQVYFMQETIGSKINRYTLFVTEPMANGAVYPLYFEFIGYDNLFGSHYDKYTITYEEFKMVSDLPVEIFEVPSEMKCSMIGSQSNGVMNPIRSLLKDTKEIDEEFEAFKTKHSKVYSGTAEHEQRKANFRHNYRFVHSMNRQYLTYSLAINHLADLSDSEQKMMRGRRHTGPNNGQAFEMTEAMIADLPPSMDWRLYGAVTPVKDQGICGSCWSFGSAETIEGALFLSRNRTGLTELSQQNLMDCTWAYGNAACDGGEETQAYEWIMKNGGIATAYSYGPYLMADGKCHFENAEIGARIASYVNVTSKDETALKVAIAMHGPIAVGIDASHRSFSFYANGVYFEPQCGNTLDDLDHSVLAVGYGNIYGQDYWLIKNSWSTYWGDDGYTLMAMKENNCGVETSATYVNILKEK, encoded by the exons ATGCTCAGACTCTTCTCCACGTTTGTTATAATCCTGTACGCGAGCTCGCTTGTCTGCTCGGCTAGTCTGTGGGCAGACAGCGTCACCTACGAGGCGTCCGGCCTCATTCAAATGCCCTACTCAGAAGTCACCGAACCATTTCACGCTTGGTACGATGGAAAGAACCAGCGCAGTCGCCAAGACTACTACAACG GACTCAACAACTTTTACCAGCGCGCTGACATCAAACCGTACGGCGTCACTTATTCTATAGTGCCAGTATCGACGAATACGGGCGTCGCGAACGCAATGACCTGCTTCGGAATGAACGGAACAAGCGATTTCCCTCTGACAAGCACCCAAGGCGTTCTACCGGACACGACCAATTTCACT catGCTAGCAATTCTACGTATTCTGGAACGCCCTGTCAAGTCTATTTCATGCAAGAAACCATAGGCTCAAAGATCAATCGATACACGTTGTTTGTTACTGAGCCTATGGCCAATGGCGCGGTGTATCCACTCTACTTTGAATTCATTGGCTATGACAATCTGTTCGGATCGCACTACGATAAATACACTATCACATATGAGGAATTCAAAATGGTCTCTGATCTGCCTGTTGAGATCTTTGAGGTTCCTTCTG AAATGAAATGTTCCATGATCGGTAGTCAATCGAATGGCGTGATGAATCCTATTAGGAGTCTTCTGAAGGACACCAAGGAAATtgacgaagaattcgaaGCGTTTAAAACCAAGCATTCTAAAGTGTATAGCGGAACGGCGGAACACGAGCAACGCAAGGCCAACTTCCGCCACAATTACAG ATTTGTTCACTCGATGAATCGCCAATATCTCACTTACAGTCTTGCTATAAATCACCTAGCCGATTTGTCTGACTCAGAGCAAAAAATGATGCGCGGTCGTCGTCACACGGGACCAAACAACGGTCAAGCGTTTGAAATGACCGAAGCGATGATTGCCGACTTGCCACCGTCCATGGACTGGCGTCTATACG GTGCTGTTACTCCGGTCAAGGATCAAGGCATTTGCGGCAGTTGTTGGAGCTTTGGGTCGGCGGAGACGATCGAGGGGGCTCTCTTCTTATCGCGGAACCGTACCGGATTGACGGAGCTGTCTCAGCAGAATCTCATGGACTGCACGTGGGCCTACGGAAACGCCGcttgcgacggcggcgaggaaACGCAGGCGTATGAGTGGATAATGAAGAACGGCGGTATAGCGACGGCTTACTCATATGGACCTTATCTGATGGCG GACGGCAAGTGTCATTTTGAAAACGCCGAGATCGGTGCTCGCATAGCGAGCTacgtcaacgtgacgtcCAAAGACGAGACGGCTCTGAAGGTTGCCATAGCAATGCACGGTCCCATTGCTGTCGGTATTGACGCATCGcatcgttcgttttccttctacGCCAATGGGGTCTACTTCGAGCCCCAGTGCG GTAATACACTGGATGATTTGGATCATTCCGTTCTTGCTGTTGGATATGGAAACATCTACGGTCAAGACTACTGGCTGATCAAGAACTCCTGGTCGACTTATTGGGGCGACGATGGATATACGCTGATGGCaatgaaagaaaacaattgTGGTGTTGAAACAAGCGCCACCTACGTGAACATTCTGAAGGAAAAATGA
- the LOC136184962 gene encoding serine/arginine-rich splicing factor 10-like isoform X2, with translation MSDRSLTTSLYVRNLSYSTRPEELRRMFGKYGHVADVYIPLDYFKRQPRGFAYVQFEDQRDADDALYNLDRTTLHGREIEVQYAQGDRKTPGEMKGKDQGGGRVRRSPRYSRSRSPDFRRRRSRSRSRERYRRRSRSPHRRYRHRSRSYSPPPKSRRPRRHSPSPRRSGGRSRRSVSRDRSVTPERDASPSSISSRSRSGSPSRSRSRSRSRSRS, from the exons ATGTCGGATCGTTCACTGACTACATCGTTGTACGTGAGAAACTTAAGCTACTCGACGAG ACCTGAAGAACTTCGTCGCATGTTCGGAAAATACGGCCACGTCGCGGACGTCTACATCCCGCTCGATTATTTCAAGCGGCAGCCGCGCGGCTTTGCGTATGTACA ATTTGAAGACCagcgcgacgccgacgatgcACTTTATAACTTAGATCGCACGACGTTGCACGGACGTGAAATAGAGGTCCAGTACGCTCAAGGCGACAGAAAAA CGCCCGGTGAAATGAAAGGCAAAGATCAGGGCGGAGGACGCGTGAGAAGGTCTCCAAGATA CTCACGGAGTCGCAGTCCTGATTTCAGACGCAG ACGATCGCGCAGTCGCTCGCGAGAAAGATA tcgtcgccgctcgcgtTCGCCTCATCGTCGTTATCGCCATCGCAGCCGTTCGTATTCACCGCCGCCTAAGAGTCGTCGTCCAAGACGTCACAGCCCGTCACCGCGTCGAAGCGGCGGTCGTTCGAGGAGGAGCGTCAGTCGAGACCGGTCCGTAACGCCTGAAAGAGACGCAagtccgtcgtcgatttcttcacgCAGTCGAAGCGGGAGCCCAAGtcgaagcagaagcagaagcagaagcagaagccGCTCTTAG
- the LOC136184962 gene encoding serine/arginine-rich splicing factor 12-like isoform X1, whose protein sequence is MSDRSLTTSLYVRNLSYSTRPEELRRMFGKYGHVADVYIPLDYFKRQPRGFAYVQFEDQRDADDALYNLDRTTLHGREIEVQYAQGDRKTPGEMKGKDQGGGRVRRSPRYSSRSRSPDFRRRRSRSRSRERYRRRSRSPHRRYRHRSRSYSPPPKSRRPRRHSPSPRRSGGRSRRSVSRDRSVTPERDASPSSISSRSRSGSPSRSRSRSRSRSRS, encoded by the exons ATGTCGGATCGTTCACTGACTACATCGTTGTACGTGAGAAACTTAAGCTACTCGACGAG ACCTGAAGAACTTCGTCGCATGTTCGGAAAATACGGCCACGTCGCGGACGTCTACATCCCGCTCGATTATTTCAAGCGGCAGCCGCGCGGCTTTGCGTATGTACA ATTTGAAGACCagcgcgacgccgacgatgcACTTTATAACTTAGATCGCACGACGTTGCACGGACGTGAAATAGAGGTCCAGTACGCTCAAGGCGACAGAAAAA CGCCCGGTGAAATGAAAGGCAAAGATCAGGGCGGAGGACGCGTGAGAAGGTCTCCAAGATA tAGCTCACGGAGTCGCAGTCCTGATTTCAGACGCAG ACGATCGCGCAGTCGCTCGCGAGAAAGATA tcgtcgccgctcgcgtTCGCCTCATCGTCGTTATCGCCATCGCAGCCGTTCGTATTCACCGCCGCCTAAGAGTCGTCGTCCAAGACGTCACAGCCCGTCACCGCGTCGAAGCGGCGGTCGTTCGAGGAGGAGCGTCAGTCGAGACCGGTCCGTAACGCCTGAAAGAGACGCAagtccgtcgtcgatttcttcacgCAGTCGAAGCGGGAGCCCAAGtcgaagcagaagcagaagcagaagcagaagccGCTCTTAG
- the LOC136184967 gene encoding histone RNA hairpin-binding protein-like: MLTRKQAQESAWKLATANKERNLLSNEWPTLDKNAESSQDEKRAARSAKNGGDLKLVTETPRGRQREPRRRDRLDDDSLRSPLGLKYPSWTDEKREKRRPRPTESSANSPPRSSSRKPLIFLSENEPVESRIGKGTRTPRLTDPHRLAMRQKQIDYGKNTLAYENYVKAVPKNQRGPDHPSTPDKTLGCSKRAFDGRLRLWRRKLHAWDPPKSEDKEEEEDEEDYDPSGSTVTGWESLEEAMMKLEDEAKGQSKNGDILEEVDLDNYSFSTDWSEL; encoded by the exons ATGCTCACAAGAAAGCAAGCCCAAGAGAGCGCTTGGAAGTTGGCGACTGCCAATAAAGAGAGAAATCTACTATCGAACGAGTGGCCGACGTTGGACAAGAACGCGGAATCGTCGCAGGACGAAAAGCGCGCGGCGAGAAGCGCGAAAAACGGAGGCGATCTAAAACTGGTCACGGAGACGCCGCGCGGACGACAGCGAGagccgcgacgacgcgatcgcctcgacgacgacag TCTCCGTTCGCCTCTGGGGCTCAAATATCCATCGTGGACGGACGAAAAACGGGAGAAACGGCGCCCGAGACCGACGGAAAGCAGCGCAAACAGTCCGCCGCG ATCGAGTTCGCGAAAGCCGTTGATTTTTCTGTCAGAAAACGAGCCGGTGGAGTCCCGTATAGGCAAAGGGACGCGAACGCCGCGCCTAACCGATCCTCATCGCCTCGCAATGAGACAAAAACAAATCGATTACGGCAAAAACACGCTCGCTTATGAAAACTACGTAAAAGCCGTTCCAAa GAACCAGAGGGGCCCAGATCACCCGTCTACTCCAGACAAGACTTTAGGCTGTAGCAAACGTGCATTTGATGGGCGATTGCGCTTGTGGAGGCGAAAATTGCACGCGTGGGACCCTCCCAAGAGCGAGgacaaggaggaggaggaggatgaaGAGGACTATGATCCGTCTGGCTCAACTGTTACAGGATG GGAATCTTTGGAGGAAGCAATGATGAAACTGGAGGACGAAGCGAAAGGGCAATCaaagaatggcgatattttaGAAGAGGTTGATTTGGACAATTATAGCTTCTCCACAGATTGGAGTGAACTATAA
- the LOC136184966 gene encoding uncharacterized protein — translation MFDGDQLTFLSDDNDLEAEYRCLSPLSSPESLDTNRGLDLATTIISKRIGREWDHFAEQIDCSPSRIQYLADTRTLDYEGKCRDIIDRWRKKRGRRASTNTLIDALRTLDRNDIAHDLEDRLIMIATPDQLSPLPWSRPTSALGLYTPSSLDGSRAAPKASSSWPNSLVASLTSDDIQYEQQFKKVEKACLDDVQNEKMHHHICFVLLGRTAVGKSTTADNAFGPITLDQINLTGIETSPAGSPVTSTRVHRLRGCTDELRLSVIDGPGLGSSSENLSVEKIANLTREAVEHVRKVPFTRVILLYFVSGQHTQDWLDIDSIRKYEETLQQKIEAVVVTHASHKPKIKSLPDDLAGIRTNWFSIRAEYCEKMTDEYSRNPKYALLKRRVRESKIEKKLLKLLDLNDDSLPNNPLVLAECQLLWNRRKMLQMKQDWFLKELDCPVLVVENNVVDQLKKFGVKQFHERLGGILERDGALFHLMTSNKVIDSPARFTMSFMKNGKAQSGNFLAPHDASSAVVKQDRKMSFLNYSKVAIDFIREFNISSDQKKLSTYV, via the exons ATGTTCGATGGCGACCAATTGACGTTTTtgagcgacgacaacgatctTGAAGCAGAGTACCGCTGCCTGAGTC CACTGAGCTCACCTGAATCGTTGGATACAAACCGCGGACTGGATCTAGCAACTACAATAATCAGCAAACGAATCGGTCGAGAATGGGATCATTTTGCGGAGCAGATCGACTGTTCGCCGTCTCGTATCCAATACCTGGCCGACACTAGAACGTTAGACTACGAGGGAAAGTGTCGTGACATTATCGATCGGTGGCGAAAGAAAAGGGGGAGACGAGCGAGCACGAATACGCTAATCGACGCCCTGCGGACGTTGGATAGAAACGACATAGCTCACGACTTGG AAGACAGACTAATCATGATTGCTACTCCTGATCAGTTGTCTCCCCTTCCGTGGTCTCGTCCAACTTCGGCTTTGGGCCTTTACACGCCAAGCTCTCTAGACGGCAGCAG GGCTGCTCCCAAAGCATCTTCTTCCTGGCCTAACTCTTTGGTTGCTTCCTTGACTTCTGACGACATTCAATATGAACAGCAGTTCAAAAAAGTCGAGAAGGCTTGCTTGGACGACGTTCAGAATGAAAAGATGCACCATCACATTTGCTTCGTTCTCCTCGGTCGAACAGCGGTagggaaatcgacgacagcggACAACGCCTTTGGACCAATAACTCTAGATCAAATTAACTTGACTGGAATCGAAACG tcACCAGCAGGCTCTCCTGTTACTTCTACGAGGGTTCACCGTTTGAGAGGTTGCACTGATGAACTTCGACTGAGTGTCATTGACGGTCCTGGCTTGGGCAGCAGCTCAGAGAATTTATCTGTTGAAAAAATCGCTAACCTGACAAGAGAAGCTGTCGAACACGTCAGGAAGGTGCCATTCACTCGTGTGATTCTTCTCTACTTCGTCAGTGGACAGCACACTCAAGATTGGCTGGACATTGATTCTATTAGAAAATACGAGGAGACGTTACAGCAGAAGATAGAAGCAGTCGTCGTGACGCACGCTTCGCACAAGCCAAAAATTAAATCTTTGCCAGATGACCTAGCTGGTATTCGAACCAACTGGTTCTCCATCAGAGCGGAATACTGTGAAAAAATGACAGACGAATATTCTCGCAACCCGAAGTATGCATTGCTGAAGAGAAGAGTCAGGGAGtccaaaattgaaaaaaagcTACTCAAATTGCTTGATCTCAATGATGATAGCCTTCCTAATAATCCACTGGTGCTAGCTGAGTGTCAACTGTTGTGGAACAGACGAAAGATGCTGCAGATGAAGCAGGACTGGTTTTTGAAGGAACTCGATTGCCCTGTTCTCGTTGTTGAAAACAACGTAGTAGATCAACTGAAGAA ATTCGGTGTGAAGCAGTTTCACGAAAGGCTGGGCGGGATTTTGGAGAGAGATGGGGCGCTGTTTcacttgatgacgtcaaacaaaGTTATTGACAGTCCAGCTCGCTTTACCATGTCTTTCATGAAA AATGGAAAAGCACAATCTGGTAACTTCTTG GCTCCACATGATGCTTCTTCGGCTGTTGTCAAACAAGACAGGAAGATGTCGTTTCTAA ATTATTCAAAAGTGGCAATCGATTTCATCAGAGAGTTTAACATTTCTTCTGATCAGAAGAAATTGAGCACGTACGTTTGA
- the LOC136184968 gene encoding MORN repeat-containing protein 4-like codes for MAGRHKFTYDDGDEYDGEWNADGQRHGFGRLNFSDKSSYVGHFKDGLCHGFGVLSFADGSKYEGEFAEGKFNGYGIFRRADGTKYEGQFQGGKAHGCGLLTFSDGTCGRPRNEGYFEANRVTERRSCRDAVRKAQGAAQTARTQSQI; via the exons ATGGCAGGAAGGCACAAGTTTACGTACGACGACGGGGACGAATACGACGGCGAGTGGAACGCCGATGGTCAGCGACACGGTTTCGGCCGTCTCAACTTCTCGGACAAGTCGTCGTACGTCGGCCACTTCAAGGACGGCCTATGTCACGGCTTCGGCGTGCTCTCCTTCGCCGACGGATCGAAATACGAGGGCGAGTTCGCCGAGGGAAAGTTCAACGGCTACGGCATCTTCCGACGCGCCGACGGAACCAAGTACGAGGGCCAATTCCAAGGAGGAAAGGCTCACGGCTGTGGTCTTCTCACGTTCAGCGACGGAACGTGCGGCCGACCGCGAAACGAAG GCTATTTTGAGGCCAATCGAGTGACCGAGCGTCGATCGTGTCGCGATGCGGTGAGGAAAGCTCAAGGAGCGGCGCAGACAGCGCGAACGCAGTCTCAGATCTAA